The following proteins come from a genomic window of Trichocoleus sp. FACHB-46:
- a CDS encoding cytochrome P450, protein MKSVSDTATSKPLPPGQAGWPLLGETLSFFGDAKFALKRHEKYGDVFRTQLLGQPTVFLRGAEANRFVLSQENEYFAISWPTSTKVLLGPLSLSLQTGGTHQSRRKLLAQAFLPRSLSSYIPMMLEITRTYLKRWESLETLTWYPELRNYTLDIACKLFVGLDQGSQTELGHEFETWCAGLFSIPISLPWTTFGRAQRSRKRLLAELERIICDRHYISPGRGGGQT, encoded by the coding sequence CCCGGACAAGCTGGCTGGCCGCTCTTAGGGGAAACCTTGTCATTTTTTGGAGATGCTAAGTTTGCCCTTAAACGCCACGAAAAATATGGGGATGTCTTTAGAACTCAGTTACTGGGGCAGCCCACTGTTTTCTTGCGAGGTGCTGAGGCTAATCGCTTCGTTCTGTCGCAAGAAAATGAATATTTCGCGATTAGTTGGCCAACCAGTACTAAAGTTTTACTCGGTCCTCTCTCGTTGTCTTTACAGACTGGGGGCACCCATCAAAGTCGCCGCAAATTGCTTGCTCAAGCATTTCTGCCACGATCGCTATCTAGCTATATCCCCATGATGTTAGAGATTACTCGCACCTATCTCAAGCGTTGGGAGAGCCTAGAGACTCTAACCTGGTATCCTGAACTGCGGAACTATACGCTCGATATTGCTTGTAAATTATTCGTCGGTCTCGATCAAGGTTCACAAACCGAGTTGGGGCATGAGTTTGAGACTTGGTGCGCAGGGTTGTTTTCAATTCCCATTTCTCTACCGTGGACTACATTTGGGCGAGCACAGCGTAGTCGTAAACGATTGTTAGCAGAATTGGAGCGGATCATCTGCGATCGCCATTACATTTCACCTGGACGGGGAGGGGGTCAAACTTGA